The Martelella endophytica genome contains the following window.
ATTACATCAAGCAGTTCGACATCGACCTCAATCCCGATGGCGTGAAGCAGATGATGGCGGATGCCAACGCCACCGACTATAACAGCTGGTGGTGGGATGTCGTCGGCTCCTACAGCTCCCCGTCGCAGTACAACGATCCGGCCCGTCCGCGGATCCAGGCCTGGCTGCCGGTTGCGCCCTATCTTGGCGAACAGCGCTTCACCTTCGAGCGCAACCCCTATTATTTCAAGGTCGACACCGCCTGCAATCAGCTGCCCTACATCGATGGTCGCACCTTCGTCATGGTGCAGGATCCCGAGGTTGAACTCGGCAAGACGCTTGCCGGCGAGATCGATATCTCGCGCGTAAGCATCTCCAATCCGTCCAACCGCGCGATCTTCTTCGAAAACCAGGAGAAGGGCGACTATCGCCTGATGAGCGCTTCGAGCGCCGACATGAACACCGCCTTCTTCATGTTCGCGATGAACAATCCCGATCCTTTCAAGGCGAAGGTCTATCAGGACAAGAACTTCCGCATCGGTCTCTCCTACGCGATCAACCGTCCGGAAATCATTGACGTCGTCTATCTCGGTCAGGGGGAGCCGAGCCAGGTCGGACCGCGTCCGGGCTCGCCGTTCTACAGCGAGAAGATGGCCAAGCAGTACGCCGAGTATGATCCGGAAAAGGCCAATGAATATCTCGACAAGGTTCTGCCCAACAAGGATGCCGAAGGTTACCGCCTGAACGACAAGGGCGAGCGCTTCCGCATGACCGTCTCGGTCAACCAGGACTTCCGTTCGGACTGGGTCGATGCCGCGCTCCTGATCGCCAAATACTGGAAGGCCGTCGGCATCGATCTCAATGTCGACGTTGTCGGCGGCGATGTCTTCAAGGAACGCGAGTTCGCGCCGAACCGCGACGTCAATCTGTGGATTGCGGAGAACGGTTCCGGCCGGCTGCCGCTGGTTTCGACCTTCGTCATGGTCGGCGGTCCGGGCATGGCCGGCAACTGGGATGCCTGGGAGCGTGGCTATGCCCGGGACACCGGCGGCAATGCCAATTTCGGCTCTGATGTCGCGGCTGAAGTCGAACCGGTCTCCCCGCCTCAGGAAATCGCCGACATGTTCCGGATGATGGAAGAGATCCCGGCAACGGCTGGCGACAAACAGGACGAGCTGATGAACCAGTTCCTCGATGCGGTCACCGACTATTTCCCGACGATTGGCATCGCCCTGCCCATGGGCAATTACCGCGCGGTCAAGAACCGCCTGCACAACGTGCCGGACACGCTGATCGAAGGCTGGCTCTATCCGGGTATCGCCCCGGCCAACTTCGAGACCTTCTACATCGACAAGGACAAGCAGTAAGTCCTCTCCAAGCTGAATACGGGTGCGGGCCGGGCGTCCGCACCCCTTCCTTTACGAAAGTTTTCCGATGCTGGAGTTTCTGGCCCGTCGCGCCGTGCTGATGGTGTTCACGGTGCTTGCGATCACCGTGGTTTCCTTTGCCGTCATCACCCTTCCGCCCGGCGACTATGTCGACAAGCTTGCCCTCGATGCGCGCATGACCGGCGATGTCATGCCGGCGGAGCAGCAGGCCCAGCTGCGCCACCGCTTCGGCTTGGACAAGAGCCTGCCCGAACAATATTACGACTGGGTCTCCAACATCGTCCGATACGGCGATTTCGGCCGGTCATTCACCTATGAGCGTCCCGTCACCGAGCTGATCTGGGAGCGGCTCGGGCTGACCTCGCTGTTGTCGGTGCTGACGCTGATGTTTATCTGGGTGATCGCCATTCCCATCGGCATCTACTCTGCCGTCCGCAAATATTCGCTCGGCGACTATCTCTTCACCTTCATCGGCTTCATCGGGCTCGCCATCCCCAATTTCCTGCTGGCGCTGGTGCTGATGTACGTCTCGTTCAAATATATGGATCAGAGCGTTGGCGGATTGTTTTCGCCGCAATATCTCGATGCGCCCTGGTCGTTTGCCCGCATCGGCGACCTGCTGTCGCATCTGTGGATCCCGATGGTCGTGCTCGGCACGGCGGGTACAGCCAGCGTCATCCGCACCATCCGCGCCAATTTGCTGGATGAGCTGCACCGGCCCTATGTGTTGACAGCACGGGCAAAGGGGCTTTCCGAGCACCGGCTGATCGTCAAGTACCCGGTGCGCTACTCGCTCAATCCCTTCGTTTCCGGGCTCAACGAAATCTTCGTCACCATCGTTTCCGGCGAAACCATCGTCGCGGTCGTTCTCGGTCTGCAGACCACCGGCCCGCTTCTGCTCGATGCGCTGCGAAATCAGGACATGTATCTGGCGGCGACGCTGATCATGTTCCTGAGCTTCCTTGCCGTCGTGGGTACCCTCTTTTCCGACATGCTGCTGATGATCCTCGATCCCCGTATCCGCCGGCAGGCCCGTGAAGGAGAGCTGTTGTGAAGGCATCCTCCGATCAGGTCAGCTATCAGGCACTCATCTGGCGCCGGTTCCGCCGCCACAGGCTCGGCGTCCTCGGTGCCGTGGTGACCGGCTTCATCTATTTTGTGGCGCTTTTCGTGGAGTTCCTGGCGCCGTTCAATCCGCAGGATTTCTCGCCCCGCGCGCTCTATTCGCCGCCGCAGATGGTCCATCTCATCCGCACCGATGATACCGGCGCCATGCATTTCGGTCCCTATGCGATCGGCTTCAAATCGACGGTCGACTACAATACCGGACATCGCATCTTCAAACCGGATCCGGAGCGGGTCATTCCGCTCGGCTTCTTCGTGAAGGGCGATGCCTACAAGATGTGGGGTTTCCTGCCCTGGGACCGGCATTTCTTCGGCCCGACCGATCCTGAAGACAAGGTCTATTTCTTCGGCGCCGATCGGCTTGGCCGCGATGTGTTCAGCAGAACGATCTATGCGACGCGGGTTTCGATGACGATCGGGCTTATCGGCGTGGCGCTGAGCCTCGTGCTCGGTCTCATCATCGGCGGCGCCTCCGGCTATTTCGGCGGCTGGATCGATGTCGCCATCCAGCGCGTCATCGAATTCCTGCAGTCGCTTCCGTCGATCCCGCTGTGGATCGGGCTGGCGGCGGCCATTCCGCCGACCATGCCGCCGATCCAGACCTACTTCCTGATCACCGTCATCCTCTCGGTGCTTGGCTGGACAGGGCTGGCCCGGGTCGTGCGCGGCCGGTTCATGGCGCTGAAGAAGGAGGAGTTCGTGGTGGCCGCGCGTCTCGACGGCTGTCGCCCGCCGCGCATCATCCTGCGCCACATGGCGCCGAATTTCCTCAGCCACATCATCGCCGTCGTCACGCTTGCCATTCCCGGCATGATCATTGCCGAGACGTCGCTCAGCTTCCTCGGCATCGGCCTCAGGCAGCCGGTGGTGAGCTGGGGCGTTCTGTTGCAGGAGGCGCAGAATTTTCGCTCGATCGCTGCTGCCCCCTGGCTGTTCGCGCCCGGTGGCGCGGTCGTGATTGCGGTGCTCGCGCTCAATTTCCTCGGCGACGGCCTTCGCGACGCGGGAGATCCCCATGCAAACTGAGACCCTGCTCGAAATCGACGGCCTTTCCGTTTCTTTCAAGGATGATGACAATTCGCTGGCTGCCCTCAAGGATGTCTCTTTCGATATTCCGACCGGCAAGACCGTCTGCCTGGTGGGTGAATCCGGCTGCGGCAAGTCACTGACGGCGCGCAGCCTGTTACGCATCCTTGATCCGAACGCCGACATCGTGGGGGGCCGGATGCGCTTTCGCGAGCGTGATGGTGCCGTCACAGATCTTGCGGCGGAAACGCCGAAATCGGCGCCCCTGCGTCAGGTCCGCGGCAACGAGATCACCATGATCTTCCAGGAACCGATGACCGCGCTTTCCGTGTTTCACACCATTGGCGACCAGATCATCGAGGCGATCCGTGTCCATGAGCGCATGTCGAAGAAGGCAGCGCGGGCACGGGCGCTGGAGGCGCTCGAGGCGGTCGGCATGCCCGATGCCGCGGCGCGGCTTGATGCTTATACGTTCGAGCTTTCGGGCGGGCAGCGCCAGCGCGCGATGATCGCCATGGCGCTGGTCACCAATCCCCGTCTGCTGATCGCCGACGAACCGACGACCGCGCTCGATGTCACCACCCAGGCGGTGATCCTCGAATTGCTGCAGGACCTCAAGGCGCGCTTCGGCATGTCGTTCCTGTTCATCACCCACGATCTCGGCGTGGTTGCCGAAATGGCCGACGAGGTGGTGGTGATGTATCTCGGCGAGGTGGTGGAACGTGGTCCCGTGGAGCGCATCTTCAATGCTCCGCGCCACCCCTATACGCGGGCGCTGCTTGCCGCCGCACCGCATTATTCGACGGGCAACAACACGCGGCTCCCTGTCATTCCGGGCACCGTGCCGAGCCTTTCCAAACGGCCGGAGGGCTGCGCCTTCGTGACGCGCTGCGCCTTTGCCGAAGCCGGCCGATGCGATGTCGAGCGGCCGCCGATGGTGCCGGGTGAGACCGAGGCACGCTGCTTCTTTGCCGGCGATGAGCGGCTGGCGGGGCCGGTTCCGAACGAAGAACTTGCGTCTCCGGCGGTGACTGACGCGGTGACGAAAGAGCGGCGCCCGATCATTCTGGCGGCCGATCGCGTGTCGCGCCATTTTGAAAAGAAGCGCGGCCTGTTTCGTGGCGGTGAGTGCGTGACCCGCGCGGTGAACGATGTTTCACTGGAGCTGGCGGAAGGCGAGACGCTCGGCCTCGTCGGCGAGTCCGGTTGCGGCAAGTCGACGCTCGGCAGCACGCTGGCGGCGCTGCTCGATCCGACCGGCGGTTCGGTTCGGCTCGGCATCAATGGCGAGAGCCGCGTGATCTCCGGGCTGTCAGAGCCGGAGCGCCGTGCGGTCTGGCGTGACCTCCGCGTGGTGTTCCAGGACCCCTACAGTTCCCTCAATCCGCGCATGAGCGTGTTCGATATCGTTGCCGAGCCGCTCAGGGCCGGCGCCGGACGGACGATGAAGCCGGCGGCGCTCAAGGCGCGGGTCGACGACGTTCTGGCCCGTGTCGGGCTCGATCCGTCATTGTCCGGTCGCTATCCACATGCCTTTTCGGGTGGTCAGCGGCAGCGCATCGGCATTGCCCGTGCGCTCGCCCCATCGCCGCGCATCATCATTGCCGATGAGCCGGCGTCCGCGCTCGACGTTTCGGTGCAGGCGCAGATCCTCAATCTGTTCCGTGACCTGCAGAAGACACTGGGGCTGACCTACCTCTTCATCTCGCACGATCTCAACGTTGTTTCCAACATCGCCGGGCGGGTTGCGGTCATGTATGCGGGGCGCATCGTCGAAATGGCAGACACGGCCGACATCTACCACCGTCCCCGCCATCCCTATTCGGCGGCACTTCTGAATGCGGTGTTGACCCCCGAATACCATCCGACGAAGCCTGTGCGGGAGCGGCTTTCGGGCGCACCGCCCAATCCGGCCAATCTGCCCGTCGGCTGCGCCTTCTCGCCACGTTGTCCCTTCGCGACCGATCTTTGCCGCAGCGCCGCACCGCCGCTGGAGCATGATGGTAATGGGCGGTTGACAGCCTGTCATCGTCGCGATGATCTGCAACTGACGGGGCTGGGAGAGGCGTGATGCAGATTATCGACACGGGACTGAGCCTTGCCGGAACGCGTGAGACGACGTTCAGGGTGGAGCGCGATGACCAGGCGCGAAGTCCCTATCTTTACGTCGCGGTCGATGTGCCGTCCGGGCTTTCGTCGTTGTCGGTGACGCTGGCTTATGAAAAGGGCGAAGACTGCATCATCGATCTCGGCCTCCTCGATCCGCGCGCGAGCGCCTATCCGACCCGCGAAGGCTTTCGCGGCTGGAGCGGCGGCGCCCGCAACGCCGTCTTCGTCGGCGAGAAGACGGCGACGCCCGGCTATGTTCCGGGGGCCATCATGGCAGGGCGCTGGCTGGTCATGCTCGGCCTCTATCGCTTGCCGGAGGCGGGGGCGGAGATTTCGCTGACTGTGGGTGACACGCCAATCGGGCCCGCGGCGTCAGCGGTTCCGGAAGCCACCCGCTGGACGCCAAAAGGCCCCGGCTGGTATCGCGGCGACACCCACAGCCATACCTTCCACTCCGATGCGAAGGGCGCGCCCGAGACCCTGCATAGGATGGCGCGCGAACGTGGACTCGATTTCCTGTTCGTCACCGATCACAACACGCTGACGGGATGGACCGCCTATTTCCGCAACGTCACCGGTTCTGACCTCGTCTTTCTTCCGGGCGTCGAAATCACCACGGCCGACGGCCACGCCAATATTCTAGGGCTTGAGACCTGGGTCGATTTCCGGCTTGAACGGGATGAGGACATCGCGGTGCTGGAGGCGTCCGCCAGGAGCGCCGGCGGCATCCTCTCGGTCAATCACCACAAGCCGCCGATCCCCTGGCGGCACGCATGGCCGGAGGTGAAATGCATGGAGGCGTGGCATGAATGTTGGGATCGCGACAACGCGCTGCTGCTCTCGCGCTATGATGCGCTTTTGAAATCCGGCAGGCGCATCACCGGCATCGGTGGCAGCGATTACCACCAGCCGGCGGCGCTGACGCATGAAGGCGCCTGGCTGCTCGGCAATCCGACGACCGTGGTTCATGCCGAAACGCTCGACAGGACCGGTGTCGTGGAAGCAATCCGCCGGGGCCGGGTCTTCATCACCGAAAGTCCGGACGGCCCGCATCTCGAGCTTGAAGCAGACGGCCAGCCGATGGGGGGCGTGGTTGCCGCCTCAAAAGGCGTGGTTCTGAACGTGCTGACCGAAGGTGCAAAGGGTGACGGCCTGCATCTCGTCAGCGATCGCGGTCTCCTCGCGACCCTGCCTGTCGGCTCCGGGCGGTGGCAGGCCGAGATGCGCCTTCCTTCCGGCCTTCTTTATGTGCGCGCCGAAATCCGCCGTGGCAAGGCGGTGCGGGCGCTTTCCAATCCGATCTATTTCGACAGGCAAATGCGATGACGCTTCTCTTCGAAGGCCGGCTGACGCTCGACCAGATGTCCTCCCACATTCCCTTTCGGTTCGAACTGCCGGAAGGCGTCGGTACGCTCCGTATCGATTTCAGTCATACGCCGCACCATCCGGGCGTCGGCGACATTCCGCATCAGCTCAGCATTTCGGTTTATGGCCCGAACGGCGCGCGCGGCACGCGGCACAACAATGCTGACCAGAGCCCGGTCATCTCGACGCGCCATGCCTCGCCCGGCTACCTCCCCGGCCCGATCGAGCCGGGAGAGTGGTGCGTCGAAATCGATTGCCACCGCATCCTGCCGCCGGGCGGGGTCAGTTACCGGCTTGCGATCGACTGGCAGGATCAGGAAACCGAGCCGCCAACTGCCGAGCCCCTGCCTTCCGCAGCACCCCGCCGGCGCGGCAAGGGCTGGTATCGTGGCGATCTGCACGGCCATACGCTGCATTCCGATGGCCGGATGAGCATCGCCGAATATCTCGCCTACGCGCAGGAACGCGGCCTCGATTTCGTGGCGCTCACCGACCACAACACCGTCTCCGCCATTTCCGAGCTCGAACGGCTGGCGGGCGAGGGGATCACCATCCTGCCGGGAACGGAACTCACCACCTATCACGGCCACGCATTGGTGCTTGGCAGCCGGCAATGGCAGGAATGGCGGGTGAAGGACGGCTCCACCATGAGTGCGATCGCTGATGCCGCATCCGAGCAAGGCCAGCTCTTCGTCATCGCCCATCCCCAGCATGAGGGGCATCCGTTCTGCACCGGCTGCCACTGGGCCTGGGCTGACATGATGCCCGGTCCGGCGCGCCATGTGGAGGTCTGGAACGGTCCGCGTGACAACGGCGATCACAACGACCGCTCGCTGGCACTGTTCTATCATTTCCTCAACCAGGGCTACCGTATGATCGCGACCAGCGGCACGGACACCCATCGCCGCGCCGCGCCCGAACACCGTATCCCGGTGCTGATGGTCGAGGCCGAGGATAACACCGTTTCCGCACTTCTGTCGGCGATCAGGCGCGGCCGCTCATACATCACCGGCGGCCCGCTGCTCGAGGTGGGCGCCACCGACGAGAGCGGTCGACGGATCGAGATGGGCGAAACGGCAGAACCGGGGCAGCTTTCGCTTTCCTGCCGCTGGACCGCCGACGATGGCACGCTCACCGCACGTCTGATCCGCCGTGGCGATGTGATGGAGACGGCAACTGCAACCGGCGAGCTGACGGTCGAAACCGAAGCGCGATCGAACGACTGGTTCGTCATTGAACTCCGCGACGCCCTTGCCCGCCTCCACGCCGTCACCAACCCGATCTTCCTCGGCGGCGACGGCGCCGTGTGGTATTGAGGCGCCTTCACGTCGATCTTCAGGCGCCCCGCAAGGACGCCCAATGTCAGGATGATGATGCGGAGAGAGGGGTTTTGACGCTCTACGCCTTGCGGCCGCGCATCAGCAGTACGAGGAATGGGGCGCCGAGGAGTGAGGCGGCGAGGCCGGCGGGGATTTCATAGGGGAAGATCGCGGTGCGGCCAGCCCAGTCGGCAAGCGTCATCAGACCGCCGCCGAGAAGGGCCGCGGCGAGGAGGGTTTCGGCCGGACGCCGGAAGCCCAGAAGCCGGGCGGCATGCGGTGCCATCAGTCCCACGAAGGTCAGGGGCCCGACGCAAAGCGTTGCCGCTGCGCTGAGAATGCCGGCAAGCAGCAGCAACAGGCTGCGCGCCCGCGCCACGGGGACGCCGCGGGCGGAGGCGACGGCCTCGCCGAGCGGCAGCACGGCAAGCCAGCGCCGTGTCATCAGGGCGGCCGGCAGCAGCACGGCAAGCGTGAGCGCTGCAAGGCCGGCGAGCGGAAAGCCGGCATTGTAGGTCGAACCGCTCAGCCAACGCATCAGGAACAGGGCACGCGGATCGCCGCTTGCGGCGAGGAAGCCGATCACCGCATCGGCGAGCGCGGTGAGCGCGATGCCGCCGAGCAAAACCCGCTCCGGCGCCAGGCCCGATCGGACTGCGAGGAGGAAAATCACTGCGATCACCGCCATCGCCCCGAGCGCCGCCACCGCGAATTGCCCCACGAGCGATAGTGACGCGAAGATCAGCACACCCGCCGTCACCCCAAGCGTGGCGCCGGCGCCGATGCCGAGAATTTCAGGGCTCGCCATCTCGTTGCCGGTCAGCCGCTGCAGGATGACACCGGCAAGCGAAAGCATGGCGCCGGCGAGGAAGGCGACCATCACCCGTGGCGCGCGCAGTCCGCCGACCGAGGCCAGCAGGTCGGGGCCAAGCAGGGCGAAGTCTCCCGTTCCGGTGCGTCCGACGAAAATGGCGAGACAGGCCGCAGCAAGGGCGAGGGCGGCGGCGATGGCCAGCCGCAGGCGGATGTGGCCATGATTGGGGGCACCGGCCATGGTGGTTTCGGGCCGGCGGTGACGCGTCTTCAGCCGGGGCAGCAGCGCGATCAGGAGCGGAGCGCCGAAAACCGCGGTCACGGCACCCGTCGGCACCAGCCCGATGTCGCCGGTGCTCAGCATCATGACGGCATTGTCGGTGAGAAACAGCAGGGCCGCGCCGATCACCGACGACCAGATGAGGATCTGCGAGGGCCTGCGCGCGCCGGTCAGTCGAGCAAGCGTCGGGGCCACGAGACCGACAAAGCCGATCACCCCGACAGCACTTGTGACGATCGCTGCAAGGCCGACGGCCACCGCAATGGCGACCACGCGCAGCAGGTGGATATTGATGCCGAGCGCGCGCGCGCCTTCATCGCCAAGTTCGATGAGGGCGAGCGGTCGGATCAGCAGAGCTGACAGGCCGCCAAGGACAGCGAGTTTTGCCGCAAGCCAGGCCGGCACCGACCAGCTTTGCTGGGCAAGCGACCCCGCGCCCCAGATGAACAGGCCGGCCAGATAGCGATCGTTGAGAAGCACGAGCACCGCCGAGAGCGCGCCGCACCAGAGCCCGACAATCAGGCCAGCAATGACCAGCGAGAAGGGCGAGAAGTTCTGCCGGGCGCCGATGGCGAGCACCAGTCCGGCGGCTGCCGCGGAACCGGCAAGGGTCACGAGGTCGCGGCCGAAACCGAGCAGCGCCGGCGCAAACAGCATGGCGAGCGCCAGCGCCAGCCCGCCGCCGGCGGAAACGCCGAGCGTCGTCGGCGAGGCCAGCGGATTGCGCAGCACCTGCTGGAACACGGCTCCGGACAGCGCCAACGCCGCGCCGCAGAGAAGCGCGGTGGCCATGCGGGGCAGGGTTGCATAGAAGAGCAGCATGCGGCCGATATCATAGGCTTCTCCGGCATGGCCAGTGGCGGATGCCGTGATCACAAAGGCGGCGGCAAGGCTGCCGAGACCACCAAGGACAAGGGCGAGCCCGATCGGCCCGCGCGTTTCTGCCGCGATCCTCATGCGCGTTCTGCCATCGCCGTGGTGAAAAGCCTGGCAAAGCGCGTCGCCTCGTTGACCATGCCGAAGAGAAGCACCGGCGGGATCACCACGAGACGCTCTCTTGCGGTGAAGGGCAGGGCCCGCCACAGCGGACTGCGTTCGAGGCTTGGCAGGATATCGGCGGCCAGCGGTTCGATGACGACAAGCGCGGTCTTTGGATCGGCGATGCGTGCGAGATCGGCGATGGCGATGGTTTCGTAGCCCCAGACATTGGCGGCACCCGGCCAGGCATTGGCCACACCCAGCCGCTCAAGCACGCTGTCGTAGAGCCCGGGTGCCGAATAGATGCGGACGTGACGTTCGTCGAGGAAGCTGATGATCGCGACCGGCGGCGTTTCGCTGCCTCCGAGCGTCGCCGCGCAATCTTCGAACATGCGATCGGCCTGCTGCAGGAATGCGGTTGCGGCCTCCTCGCGGCCGATCGCCTGGCCCAGCCTTCGCGTTGCGGCGATCGCCCGCGTCAGGACGGGGCCGTCTTCGGCGGTATAGACGTCGAGGCTGAGGACGGGCGCATAATGTTCGAGGCGGGGAGTGAGATGGGCGAGGAACGGCGAGGTCAGGATCAGATCGGGCTGGAGTGCTGCCAGAACCTCGAAGCTGATTTCCCACGAGGAGCCGAGGTCGGCAACGCCTTCGGGCATTTGCGGCTTTCCGACCCACTTGGCCCAGCCGTCGAGGGAGGCGACGGCGATCGGCGTGATGCCGAGCGCCAGGAGGGTGGATGCGCCGGCATAGTCGAGGCAGGCGATCCTTTTCGGCGCCGCGGCCCGTGCTGGCACCGCCCCCAGGAGAGGCGCCGTCGCCAAGCCGGCGAGAAAACGGCGTCGGCCTATTTCGGGTTCAGCGGACATAGGCAAGCGGCATGGCCGAGTCAGGATGCGGGATGACGCCCATTTCGACGCCATAGATCGCGCGCAGCGTCTCGGCATTGAGGAAGGTGTCCGGCCGGCCGTCGGCGACAAGCTTTCCACCCTTCAAAGCATAAATGTGATCGCAGAACCGTGCCGCCATGTTGATGTCGTGCAGCACGACGATCACCGAAAGTCCGTTGTCGTGCGACAGTCGGCGGATCAGGCTCAGCACCTCGATCTGATGGGCGATGTCGAGCGCCGAGGTCGGTTCGTCCAGAAGCAGGCAGCGGCTGTCCTGCGCGATCAGCATGGCGATCCAGGCGCGCTGGCGCTCGCCTCCCGACAGCGTATCCACCATGCGCTCCGCCATCGCTTCAAGTCCCGCCATCGCCAGCGCGGTTTCGACCTTTTCGCGGTCATTGTCGCTGAAGCGGCCGACTGCCCCGTGCCAGGGATAGCGGCCGCAGGCGACCAGTTCGCGCACGCTCATGCCGGTGGCGGAGCTGGTATCCTGGGCGAGATAGGCAACCCTGCGGGCGAAGTCGCGGGCACCGATCGCCTGCAGCGGCTCGCCGTCGAAGACGATGCTGCCCCCGCTCGGCTGCTGCTGGCGGGCAAGGAGCTTCAGCAGTGTCGATTTACCCGAGCCATTGTGGCCGACGAGCGCAGATACGACGCCCTGCGGAAAATCGATCGAAATGCCGGAAAGGAGCGGCCGCGCCTCGACCGAAAAGCAAAGGTCCCGTGTCGTAAAACCGGTCGCCTGCAGTGTCTGCGGCGCTGATATGGAGGCAAAACCCATTGGACGATCCCGAATTCCCGGCAAGCGGCTTGAAGCCTGCTTATTAAAGA
Protein-coding sequences here:
- a CDS encoding CehA/McbA family metallohydrolase; the protein is MTLLFEGRLTLDQMSSHIPFRFELPEGVGTLRIDFSHTPHHPGVGDIPHQLSISVYGPNGARGTRHNNADQSPVISTRHASPGYLPGPIEPGEWCVEIDCHRILPPGGVSYRLAIDWQDQETEPPTAEPLPSAAPRRRGKGWYRGDLHGHTLHSDGRMSIAEYLAYAQERGLDFVALTDHNTVSAISELERLAGEGITILPGTELTTYHGHALVLGSRQWQEWRVKDGSTMSAIADAASEQGQLFVIAHPQHEGHPFCTGCHWAWADMMPGPARHVEVWNGPRDNGDHNDRSLALFYHFLNQGYRMIATSGTDTHRRAAPEHRIPVLMVEAEDNTVSALLSAIRRGRSYITGGPLLEVGATDESGRRIEMGETAEPGQLSLSCRWTADDGTLTARLIRRGDVMETATATGELTVETEARSNDWFVIELRDALARLHAVTNPIFLGGDGAVWY
- a CDS encoding ABC transporter ATP-binding protein yields the protein MQTETLLEIDGLSVSFKDDDNSLAALKDVSFDIPTGKTVCLVGESGCGKSLTARSLLRILDPNADIVGGRMRFRERDGAVTDLAAETPKSAPLRQVRGNEITMIFQEPMTALSVFHTIGDQIIEAIRVHERMSKKAARARALEALEAVGMPDAAARLDAYTFELSGGQRQRAMIAMALVTNPRLLIADEPTTALDVTTQAVILELLQDLKARFGMSFLFITHDLGVVAEMADEVVVMYLGEVVERGPVERIFNAPRHPYTRALLAAAPHYSTGNNTRLPVIPGTVPSLSKRPEGCAFVTRCAFAEAGRCDVERPPMVPGETEARCFFAGDERLAGPVPNEELASPAVTDAVTKERRPIILAADRVSRHFEKKRGLFRGGECVTRAVNDVSLELAEGETLGLVGESGCGKSTLGSTLAALLDPTGGSVRLGINGESRVISGLSEPERRAVWRDLRVVFQDPYSSLNPRMSVFDIVAEPLRAGAGRTMKPAALKARVDDVLARVGLDPSLSGRYPHAFSGGQRQRIGIARALAPSPRIIIADEPASALDVSVQAQILNLFRDLQKTLGLTYLFISHDLNVVSNIAGRVAVMYAGRIVEMADTADIYHRPRHPYSAALLNAVLTPEYHPTKPVRERLSGAPPNPANLPVGCAFSPRCPFATDLCRSAAPPLEHDGNGRLTACHRRDDLQLTGLGEA
- a CDS encoding ABC transporter permease; this translates as MLEFLARRAVLMVFTVLAITVVSFAVITLPPGDYVDKLALDARMTGDVMPAEQQAQLRHRFGLDKSLPEQYYDWVSNIVRYGDFGRSFTYERPVTELIWERLGLTSLLSVLTLMFIWVIAIPIGIYSAVRKYSLGDYLFTFIGFIGLAIPNFLLALVLMYVSFKYMDQSVGGLFSPQYLDAPWSFARIGDLLSHLWIPMVVLGTAGTASVIRTIRANLLDELHRPYVLTARAKGLSEHRLIVKYPVRYSLNPFVSGLNEIFVTIVSGETIVAVVLGLQTTGPLLLDALRNQDMYLAATLIMFLSFLAVVGTLFSDMLLMILDPRIRRQAREGELL
- a CDS encoding ABC transporter permease: MKASSDQVSYQALIWRRFRRHRLGVLGAVVTGFIYFVALFVEFLAPFNPQDFSPRALYSPPQMVHLIRTDDTGAMHFGPYAIGFKSTVDYNTGHRIFKPDPERVIPLGFFVKGDAYKMWGFLPWDRHFFGPTDPEDKVYFFGADRLGRDVFSRTIYATRVSMTIGLIGVALSLVLGLIIGGASGYFGGWIDVAIQRVIEFLQSLPSIPLWIGLAAAIPPTMPPIQTYFLITVILSVLGWTGLARVVRGRFMALKKEEFVVAARLDGCRPPRIILRHMAPNFLSHIIAVVTLAIPGMIIAETSLSFLGIGLRQPVVSWGVLLQEAQNFRSIAAAPWLFAPGGAVVIAVLALNFLGDGLRDAGDPHAN
- a CDS encoding ABC transporter substrate-binding protein; amino-acid sequence: MSILRHRIAILASAATLSALAGTASAQNACDAYQQAPQLDAQVEDGALPPVAERLPEQPLVVDVAEQIGVYGGNLIDTQNGTRVSDMRHYGYEPLVRWSVDGSEIVPNVAESWDISDDATTYTFHLRKGMKWSDGEPFTADDIVFWWDRVENNTKINAKPRAFLVVDGEAAKVEALDDETVKFSWTKPNGLFLINLATPYGQRVVQFPEHYIKQFDIDLNPDGVKQMMADANATDYNSWWWDVVGSYSSPSQYNDPARPRIQAWLPVAPYLGEQRFTFERNPYYFKVDTACNQLPYIDGRTFVMVQDPEVELGKTLAGEIDISRVSISNPSNRAIFFENQEKGDYRLMSASSADMNTAFFMFAMNNPDPFKAKVYQDKNFRIGLSYAINRPEIIDVVYLGQGEPSQVGPRPGSPFYSEKMAKQYAEYDPEKANEYLDKVLPNKDAEGYRLNDKGERFRMTVSVNQDFRSDWVDAALLIAKYWKAVGIDLNVDVVGGDVFKEREFAPNRDVNLWIAENGSGRLPLVSTFVMVGGPGMAGNWDAWERGYARDTGGNANFGSDVAAEVEPVSPPQEIADMFRMMEEIPATAGDKQDELMNQFLDAVTDYFPTIGIALPMGNYRAVKNRLHNVPDTLIEGWLYPGIAPANFETFYIDKDKQ
- a CDS encoding CehA/McbA family metallohydrolase, with amino-acid sequence MQIIDTGLSLAGTRETTFRVERDDQARSPYLYVAVDVPSGLSSLSVTLAYEKGEDCIIDLGLLDPRASAYPTREGFRGWSGGARNAVFVGEKTATPGYVPGAIMAGRWLVMLGLYRLPEAGAEISLTVGDTPIGPAASAVPEATRWTPKGPGWYRGDTHSHTFHSDAKGAPETLHRMARERGLDFLFVTDHNTLTGWTAYFRNVTGSDLVFLPGVEITTADGHANILGLETWVDFRLERDEDIAVLEASARSAGGILSVNHHKPPIPWRHAWPEVKCMEAWHECWDRDNALLLSRYDALLKSGRRITGIGGSDYHQPAALTHEGAWLLGNPTTVVHAETLDRTGVVEAIRRGRVFITESPDGPHLELEADGQPMGGVVAASKGVVLNVLTEGAKGDGLHLVSDRGLLATLPVGSGRWQAEMRLPSGLLYVRAEIRRGKAVRALSNPIYFDRQMR